The Camelina sativa cultivar DH55 chromosome 18, Cs, whole genome shotgun sequence DNA window agcaaaaaaaaaaaaaaaatcaattatattaacaaaactGTATTGACTTAAGCCTATTCTAGTACAATCCCCGGAATCACCATTGGATCCAACAAAACCATTTGTTCTCTAATTTCCTgaacaatatcaataatatataaagcATCTCTCTAATTCTCGACACAAACTTTTAACTACACAAAGAATAGCTTAGAACACATATTCAGATTATTATGACAAGTTCAAGCATTTCATATAAGTATCAAAAGTAGCATAAACCTGGGactagataaataaataaaagttgcaATAGCAATCCAAAAATGAATTGAGTCGTTGTTGttctctaaaacataaaacataagaagaagaaactaaaaccataaatagaaaaagtagaagaaacaaacaaaatatttcctGTTCAATTCTCAGGAACTTCAACTTCACCATCTTGAATTTCTTGTTGAATATCCTTTGAATAGTACACCCAGCAAAAACAGAAGCCTCCAAGGTCTCCTCTCATTGTATCGCTGATGGTTCTGCACCTTTAACCTCTCTCTAATTCGACACATCTCTCTCACATACCACCACAACAAAGCTCTCAATTTCAGCTCTCACGGTGTTACACGCCTCCAATGTCCACCGCACGCCGCAGGCCGACGTTGTATATATCATAATTCCATTCTCTCTGCCATCAAACAATCTCACAGATTCCTCTGCTAATTTATAATCTAGTGATTTCAAAATCTCGTAATCGCTCATCGAATCTCTAAGGTTGGCTTTGGAATCAACGGAGAGGGAGGTGTGAGAGAGAACACAGTGATATTGTGCAATATCacgattttttttatataatatattatatcttaaaaatatataaatttgtgctaaatttggaatatttaagagtttttgctaattttggaagaaacacttaaatttgtgctatttttgagaatctccctaaGATTTACgtcaaaaatgtatatttacTTGTAATCATTTAtgtaactaaaaattatattttataatcaattaactaaatattgtaatcaattatttatatttattttacatgaTAAAAAAgccaatatattaaaaattaaaaaatatatatatcaaaatataaataaccataatTTTAGATTTACTTTAtaattctttaaattaattctttaaattttgtatttgaaatgaaaattcTACATAAGTAAAACAGTTTCTAGagctttgagagagagaaagcattaTTAGGGTTTTTCCGGCAAGGACTTGCTTTCTCAGCGGCATTTGTTTGGCTCATCTTCCGGCATCGCTTGCTCTCTCAGAAGTGTTGGCTGGTTGAGCTTCCGACATCGACTAGCTACGTTTAGCAGTTGTGGTTGGCTTATCTCTCGAGAGCAAGAGACTCACTTTCTTGTCTCTTCGGCCTTTAGGTTCGGCTAATCTTTGCTGcttattatcttttttgttatgtttcttttttatattttgtctaAAGTTCAACATAAAATCTCATATGGCGATAATATATGGGGCAGTtgatttcaaagtattaaggCTTGTGCTCTGCCGGAGGAATATTGAGcttcaaattaaaattctaaGTTAGAAGAAATCTCAAGATCTAACGAATCAATCAAGACTTGGAAGTTCAGAACAGCGTAAGAAGATCTGAATtcgataaaaaaatatgattttatggTATCGTAGAGAAGattctacaaaaaaagaacTGAATGGTTTATCCTCAGTAGGAATCAGAGGACATCAGTTGCTGTTTTGagaatcattaattttttatatgattaccATACAATTCTGTCTTGTTTCCTTATTGCCAGCAAATTATGCAAACCGGCGGTAACCAAGATGGTGATGACAAGCTGGAATCATGTCGATGAAATTAGATGATAAAATAGTCATCTATGCGGTATGCTTCCACATTTAGAGGCGTGTCATCGTGCATTTTAGTTATCTGagcttaagggttttccttatTGGACTTAGCTTTTATTTTAAAGTCCAGTTGAAAATAATGGCCCATGTTTGGCTTGGTatactcataagtcataaccaaGCATTGTATCTCCTAGATATTGGTTGGGAAAACCTACTATATTCAAAGACTCAAGGAGTCTTAGGCTTTCGTGATCTCTTCAAATTTAATGGCACCCTTCTTGCAAAACAAGCAAGGTGTATTATTCGACATCCTAACAAATTTAAATGCAAAACTGAGACGTTACCAATCTTACGGATGGTCATCAATTTTAACTGGtcttgaaataattaaaaagggTACTTGATATCAAGTTGGTGACAGGGAGTCCATAAATATCAACATAGCTGACTTGGTTCCATGCCATCCCGCACGacctttgaattttgtttcccCAAACCCAGATACAAACATGAGTACTTTAATATCCAACACTGGCTCATACCACTAGTGGAATAACTCCATGCTAACAAATATAATGTAAGAGCTGAATGGCATAATATTATTGATGAGTAGAGTAGATACTATATATACAAGAGTGTACAAGCTAACTATAGGAAGTTAATATCCTACAGAGTAAATGAGAGATTGACAAGAATAAGTGAGTAGCGTAATCAAAGGGATTATATGATTTGATTCTTCTGtaatacgccccctcaagatggagggagACTTCGAACTCCAATCTTGTGACGCCCGTTGAAAACTTGTTCTCGACGAAGGCTTAGTGAGAGTATCAGCTAGTTGATCTTGTGTCGAGACATGGGAGACATGAAGTATGCCCGCCTGAATTTGTTGACAAATAAAGTGATAGTCCAAAGAAAGATTTTTCATTCAGGAGTGAAAAACTGGGTTTGCACAGAGGTATGTGGCACCTATATTGTCACAGAAGATTACAGGAGCAGTAGGCAATCAGACACCAAGTTCGGTGAGAAGAGAACATAGCCACCGAATCTCGGAGGCGGTGTTTGCAACGGCGCGGTATTCAGCTTCAGTGGAGGATCGAGTGACACCGCGTTGCTTCTTCGAGGACCATGAGACAGGGTTGCGACCCAATTAGACAACATAGGAATTGGTAGAGACAAAATCATTGATATCACCAGCCCAATCAGCATCTGAGTATGCTTGAAGAGAAACTGTAGAGtttaaatgaaagaaaataccATGAGTTAGAGTCTCTGCGAGATACCTTAACACTCATTTCGCTGCTTGCCAGTGCTCAACAGTTGGACGATGCATAAACTGTGACAGACGGTTGACCACATATGCTATATCCGGTCTAGTGAAAGATAGGTATTGCAGACTCCCAATGATAGAACGATACGGTTTGGCATCATCAAGAGGAGTTCCTCCATGTAGAGTGAGTTTCGGAGAGACAAGGAGGGGTGTAGCAACAGGATCATCAGACATGTTGTGTGTAGCGAGTAGATCAACAATATATTTCCGTTGCATAAGATGTAAACCAGCTTTAGTGCGTGTGGCTTCGATACCCAGAAAATAGCTCAGATCAGTTGGATCTTTAATCGAGAAATGAGTGGCAAATGATTGAAGCACTTGCTCAACAAGCTTGGGGTCATTACCTGTGACCAGAATATCGTCCCCATTAACCAGAACATAAGTAAATGTTTGGCTGTGCATCGAATAAACAAAGAAGTATCCGCAAGAGAGTTGGTAAAACCtgtttgaagaagatgatgtttgaGAGAAAGATACCAGGCACGGGGAGCTTGTTTGAGACCATAGATTGGTTTTTTCAGGCGGCAAACATAGTCAGGACGATCTTTGTCAATAAATCCTTGTGGTTGAGCCATATACACCTCTTCAGTTGACTCTCCTTGTAGAAACGCATTGTTAACATCCAATTGCTTAATAGGCCAATAGTGGGCAACTACAACTTCAAGAACCAACCGTATCATTGTAGATTTAATTACCGGACTAAAAGTCTCTGCATAATCAACTCCATATTTCTGATGAAACCCCTTTGCAACCAATCGCGACTTGTACTGATTCAATTGACCCTTTGGTTGATACTTTGTGGTAAAGACCCATCGACATCCAATGACATTTTGTGTGGTATTGGGAGGAACTAAATCCCAAGTTTGATGAAGACGTTAAGCATTATATTCCACAGACATCGATCGACGCCACTTCTTATCCTTCAAAGCATGTGTTGCAGTCGACGGTTCTCGAGATTGTCTCAGACCTGAAACATGTAGATTCAATtttcgttttggttttgtgatgTTATTTTTGGCTCTTCTTTGCATTTTGTGGATATTAGCAGGTGGTTCACGAGGTGGAGATTGTCGTGGTTGGTGTGGAGTGGTTATTCGGGTGGTTGCAGACGACGAGTCTGAGGAATCTGGGTTTACGGAGGTGGAGGAAATTAGTTGGGTCTGATTCGTGGGTGTCGAATCATTAGGGGTATGAGCAGTGGGCTCATTGGAAGATTGGGCTTGTTGGGCCGGAGATTGAGGCCCATGTGTATTTGGAGCTGTGGGCTTAGATatcggagaagagaaagaagaatgCGAAGAGGAAGAAGGCAATACCTGGGACGACAAAGGAGGCGGCAGAGCAAGGTGAAGACCGGTTCCAAGAATTCCACTTGACGGTGATACGGAGAGAGGAACCACCGTGGGTAACGAATTAGAGACCAGAGAGATGTCGACATCTTCAACAGACGGTGAAACACCAGCAGGAGCAAAAGGAAATTGAGTCTCATCAAAGCGAACATGTTGAGACGTATAAATACGACCAGTGGGGATGTGCAGGCAATAATACGCGCTCTGCGTTAGTGAGTAACCGAGAAAGGCACACGATTTGGAGCGACTGTCAAGTTTATGTTGAGCATACGGTTGAAGCCACGAAAAGCAAAGGCATCCAAAAATCTCCAGGTTATCATAACTTGGATGGGTTTAAAAAAGCTTATAGAACGGTGACTGGTTGGAGAGAACCGGCGTCGGCAACAGATTAATCAGATACACTATAGTGCTAAACGCATAAGGCCAAAACTCCTTTGGAACAGATGTCGTCGATAAGAGGGTAagagcagtttcaacaacaTGACGGTGCTTTAGCTCAGAGATGCCATTGTGTTCAGGTGTATGTGGAGGAGACGTCAAATGGGAGATACCATGGAGAGCAAGATAGTCTCGAAGAGCCAAGTACTCAACGCCATTATCAGAAAACAGGGTACCCAACTTTTGCTGAAACCGGTTTTCAACCAAAGGTTTGTAGGCAGTGAAAATAGCTTTGACAtcagattttcttttcattgGATCCAGCCATGTATAACGTGTATAATGATCGACAAGTAGTAGATAATACTTGTAGTTATCGTGTGAGTAGATTGGTGACGTCCAAACATCAGAGTAAACATATTGGAGAGGATGAGTAGAGACAATAGTGTTATGAGAAAACAGTAGTTTGTGGCTTTTATTAAGAAGACAGTCGGAGCATGAAAACAACTTAGAAGAGGAACTCCAAACTGGAATAGTAAACTTAGAAAACAGAGTGTTTAAAACGGAGGTAGATGGATGACCAAGTCGTGAATGCCACACAGGAAGTGAAGCTTTTGAAAGAGTATAAGTGGAGAGAGCCTGGACTTGTGACGGAGAGACTGGCCAAACATAGAGATCATTACTGGTCTTGTCGTGAAGAAGTGGAATTCCCGTTgccagatccttcacctgaaagaaAGCAGGGAAGAATTCAATGGAGACTTGGTTAGTGTTGCATATGCGATAAACAGAGATAAGATTTCGATGAATATCAAGGacacataaaattttatgtaatttgaGGTCACAAGTTTGAGAGGGAAGAAGACTTGAACCAATATGAGAGATGTGTATAGGAGATCCACtggcaacaacaacatcatcaccaccagTGTACGGCTCATGGAGAGACATAGAGTTGAGATCAGACGTCATATGGTGAGTGGCACCACTGTCAAGAATCCACTGGTTTGGATCATAGGACGAGCCAAGAGCAAGGTTAGCTCGGGGCTGCCATGGTCGAAAAGGGCTAGACTGGTAGGGTGAATGCGTCAGAGAGCGAGTGCGAAATTGGGGGCACCATCGAGCACTATGACCGTGTGTGTTGCAGATCTGACACCGTCCTAAGTAAGGCCTGTGTCCACGATGCTCATCGGAACAAACCAGTCTGAATATTGATAGTTGGAGGAGGTTCCGTATGAgttattgttattgttgtagTGTTTCTTACCATTGTTGTAATGGCCACCACGATGAGAAGCATTGTTGCGTTGAGTGGCAAGATTAGCAGAAACAGGAAACGTTGAGGAAGCAGCTTTAGAGAGAATCTTTGCCTCTTGATTGAGAAGACGTTCGTGAATGTATGTTAATGTGGGTGGTACATCACGTCCTTCAATTTGATCAGCAACAAGGCGATATTCATCAGGAAGTCCTTCAAGATTATAGTCAACCTGTTCTTCATGGGCAACCGGCTTGCCAAGGGTAGCAAGAGTGTCAAACTAAGTTGTGAAACCTTGAATAAGCTCATCAATTGTCTTGCTGCCTTTCGTCCAATGCTTGAGTTGATCACGTAATGGTTTGATATGTTGAACAGTAAGAGACATCGATCCAAGCAAAGCACTATAAATGAGATTGTCTTGTCGTTGCCATGTAACGAAGTCAGGATTTGGAGTTGTGACATTGTTGTTGGTGACTTGAGGAGATGGAGCCACCGTTGATCCATCAAGATGACCAAGAAGGCCATGACCATCAACAAGAGCATGAACTTGGAGTTTCCACATGAGATAATTTGTTGGTGTGAGCTTGGTGACATTAGTCATAATGAGATGGAGAAGAGTTTGATTGTTTGTGATGATGGTGTTGACAGTGGGATTATTTGGAAGAGCAGCCATGATGGCAAGGAAAAACggatgaataaagaaaaaatttaggTTATGGATCgtaatgctctgataccatgtaagagcTGAATGTCATAATATTATTGATAAGTAGAGTAGATACAATATATACAAGAGTGTACAAGCTAACTATAGGAAGTCAATATTCTACAGAGTAAATGAGAGATTGACAAGAATAAGTGAATAGCGTAATCAAAGGGATTATATGATTTGATTCTTCTGTAATATATAACCCCTGAAGATCgtacagtcctaaaataaatttatctcCCACAATAGGTCACTATGGATCATCTAATTTGGCATTACAGTAAGCATGGGAATACACTTTTTGTTCAGGATATTGGTTTCTCAACTCATGATCCAACACAACTTGACCTTGGATCTTTTCCTCCCCATGGTTCTATCTCTGTGAAAACAGATATATGGAAATTACCAATAATCCCAATAATTAAACATTTTCTATGGTGTGTTTTATCTATAGCCTTGAGTACTAGAGTTATGTATTTAAACCCACTTTGCCAACTTTGTGGTTGGTCGGAGAAAATAATCAATCACTGTTTATTTCTATgcccattttttgttttgatgtggCGTCTTCCAAGTATACCTCTGACAATCTTTCAGCTTTCATCGGAAGATatcgaaaaaaatatttcacataTTTTAACACTTCAACGTATCAATGGAGTCTCTATTGAACACAAGTTACTACCTTCTTGGCTTCTATGACAAATTTGGCGAGAAAGAAATAatcttgtttttaataatacCAGAATCAATCATTCACGAGTTGCTATGCAACTGAAAGTCGATGTAAAGAAGTGGTTAGAGGTCAATGCGAACCATCAATCTTGTGCTGGCGAGAATGACATCCGCACAACTAGTTCGTCCACTTGGTTATGCCCtcttttactatatttaaaatataattttgatgcAAGTTTTGATGTTAATACAAATCTAACATTTGGTGGTTGGGTCATACAAGATCCTGAAGGTACTGCAAAGGCTTGGGGTTCGTCCAATCTTAACATCACAAGATTACCTTTGGAGGCAGAAGCGCTGGCCCTACTTTCGGTAATGCAACAAGTGTGGATTCGAAGAAAATtacttaattttaattaataatttaaatatgatGGCTGAATCGAGAGGCTAGGCCTGTTCGTGTGAGACGGCCAAATCCACGCTATAAGGATTAGTTGGCTTAAGTCAATTtcatagttttggttttgttccttttattttcagtttgattttggaagttttatatattttaacatttattgTTCTTAggtgtttttctatatattttggaAGAGAACCAAAGATATAATAAGATTGGATTATGGAGAATTCTTGTGTTGATTGTTCTTTAAGCTTCTGATTGGAACCTTATCAATTGGTATCAAAGCTTGTATCTTGCTTGAATCGGACCACTGTGGTATCAAGCATGAGCAACAAAGAAAGGATTGAGGATCTGGAACCCAACTTTGTTGAACTAAAGGAGGAAGTGCAGCAGATGAGCCAAGGGTTTGTTGGCAAGTTTGAGGCGATGGAGGCTGCAATTACCAAGCTGACGGAGGTGTTGACGACTAGTCATGACGGAGATGGTAGCACCACACGACCAACCATGAGGAGTGGTGGGCGTGACCAACAACTCCAAGCTATTAATCGCGGAGATGTGATGAACCCGTTCGCCGGAGGGAGGGTCGTGAAATTAGAATTTCCACGTTTCAACGGAGGTGATCCAACAACTTGGTTAAGCAAAGTCAAACAATATTTTAACTACAACAACACTCCAGGGGAGCAGAAGGTCGGGTTTGCTTCATATCATCTAGAAGATGAGGCTAATGAAATGTGGCAAGCAACAGCTAAGGCGTTACGTGAGGATGCGGTCACCGTAAATTGGCAAGTTTTTGAGCAGGAACTATGGGTACGTTTTGGACTTGCTGAAGGGGAAGATTTTGATGAAGCCTTgtcaaaaatacaacaaacgGAAGCTCTACATGAGTATCAAAGAGAGTTTGAGCGACTGCAGAATAAGGTCGAAGGGTGGACACAGAAGGCATTGATTGGAACGTATGTGGGTGGACTTGACCCTACTATCGCAGATAGCGTGAGAATGTTTAGGCCTAAGACGCTAAAAGAAGTCTTAAACTTGGCAAGAATGAAGGATGAACAGCTTCAACGCCAACAAAGGAAGACAAGTTACAAAAGGCCGATGCAAAATCATTCACACCAATGACAACTAACCAAACAAGCCAGTATAAGGAGCCTGAACCATCATTAAAGGAGGCTGTTTCGCAAACTCCAAGATGGTTGAGTTGGGATGAGCTTAAAAGGAAGAGGAGTTTGGGATTGTGTTTTAGTTGTGATGAGAAATTCATACCGGGACACAAGTGCAAGCAACCTCAGTTATTCATCATGGAGGGTGAGAacgatgaggaagaggagggTGATCGAGAGGAAACAAGAGAAGAGACACCTGAAATCTCTGTTTATGCGCTAACAGGATGGAGCGCACCACAAACTATTCAACTTGGAACAATGATTGGAAGACGTTCTTTGACGGCACTAGTTGATAGTGGGTCTACGCACAATTTTGTGAGTGAAAAAGCTGCTCGTGACTTGAAGCTTAAGGTGACGCCCATAAACCCTTTTACGGTGAAGGTTGCCGATGGAAATTCATTACAATGTCATGGGAAGTTTGAGGGGGTGAATGTATTGGTAGGATAGGTCAAATTCACAATGACGTTGTATGCACTACCTTTGGCAGGGC harbors:
- the LOC104763319 gene encoding uncharacterized protein LOC104763319, with product MAALPNNPTVNTIITNNQTLLHLIMTNVTKLTPTNYLMWKLQVHALVDGHGLLGHLDGSTVAPSPQVTNNNVTTPNPDFVTWQRQDNLIYSALLGSMSLTFDTLATLGKPVAHEEQVDYNLEGLPDEYRLVADQIEGRDVPPTLTYIHERLLNQEAKILSKAASSTFPVSANLATQRNNASHRGGHYNNGKKHYNNNNNSYGTSSNYQYSDWFVPMSIVDTGLT